The following proteins are co-located in the Robbsia betulipollinis genome:
- a CDS encoding glutathione S-transferase family protein — translation MNYVLYYSPGAASMAVHWMLIELGVPFEARLIDIDTGAQKTDDYRRLNPAGRVPTLVVDGVPHGESAALLMLLAERHPDAALAPAPGTPQRAEWLETMVYLANTFLPAMRDWFYADTDGDPADAHAVRALARRRIEGALDRLDSRLADGRRYLVGDALGTADFLAVVLMRWTRNMPRPATTWPHLSLYINRMRRRPSFIELNVREGLVDWQSAP, via the coding sequence ATGAACTATGTGCTGTATTACTCCCCCGGCGCCGCGAGCATGGCGGTGCACTGGATGCTGATCGAACTCGGCGTACCGTTCGAAGCGCGGCTGATCGACATCGATACCGGCGCGCAGAAAACCGACGACTATCGGCGCCTGAATCCCGCCGGCCGGGTACCGACGCTGGTCGTTGACGGCGTACCGCATGGCGAATCCGCCGCCCTGCTGATGCTGCTCGCCGAGCGTCATCCCGACGCGGCGCTGGCCCCCGCGCCCGGCACGCCGCAGCGCGCCGAATGGCTGGAAACCATGGTGTATCTGGCCAACACCTTCCTGCCCGCGATGCGCGACTGGTTCTATGCCGATACCGATGGCGATCCCGCCGACGCGCACGCCGTCAGGGCGCTCGCCCGCCGGCGCATCGAAGGCGCGCTGGACCGGCTCGACAGCCGTCTTGCCGACGGGCGCCGCTACCTTGTCGGCGACGCGCTCGGGACGGCCGATTTTCTCGCCGTGGTACTGATGCGCTGGACGCGCAACATGCCGCGTCCGGCCACCACCTGGCCGCATTTATCGCTGTATATCAACCGGATGCGACGCCGGCCCTCGTTCATCGAACTGAATGTACGGGAAGGGCTGGTCGACTGGCAGAGCGCGCCCTAG
- a CDS encoding GNAT family N-acetyltransferase, whose product MHITFPADFDIATLWALRSRAVGIVCATHYPASDVSIWAASPPPAAYSRFLADRTVAVAEDGEKLVGYAALDAPAREIDAVFVDPAHIGEGVGKRLIQALFALARRRQIDELTVCAALNAVGFYRAAGFGEEREDLYAHPSGIALPHVHMRARIAV is encoded by the coding sequence ATGCACATTACCTTCCCTGCGGATTTCGATATCGCGACGCTGTGGGCCTTGCGGAGCCGGGCGGTCGGCATCGTTTGCGCGACGCATTATCCGGCGTCGGACGTCAGCATCTGGGCAGCCTCGCCGCCGCCGGCTGCCTATTCCCGCTTTCTGGCGGATCGCACGGTGGCCGTCGCCGAGGACGGCGAGAAATTGGTGGGGTACGCCGCTCTCGACGCGCCGGCCCGGGAAATCGATGCAGTATTCGTCGACCCAGCCCATATCGGCGAAGGGGTGGGCAAGCGGCTGATCCAGGCGCTCTTTGCGCTGGCGCGTCGCCGGCAGATCGACGAATTGACCGTATGCGCCGCCCTGAACGCCGTCGGATTCTACCGGGCTGCGGGATTCGGCGAGGAGCGCGAGGACCTCTACGCGCACCCGAGCGGCATTGCGCTGCCGCATGTTCACATGCGCGCGCGCATTGCGGTATGA